From one Micromonospora siamensis genomic stretch:
- a CDS encoding NUDIX hydrolase, with translation MIPRSRATGRAVAYQLFYRLPVPVRRRLVRLAVPKYVVGAVTLVRDSEATGAGRLLLLRQPPGHSWTLPAGLLQRGEEPVVGAARELFEESGIRLSPDRLRPATPNAVVHAKGWVDVVFEAEVPAATTELVIDGAEVFEAAWHPLDDLPRLSRATARLLGMYGIGPQAGQLPPPGGPAA, from the coding sequence ATGATCCCCCGCTCCCGCGCCACCGGTCGGGCCGTCGCGTACCAGCTCTTCTACCGGCTGCCGGTGCCGGTCCGCCGCCGCCTGGTGCGGCTGGCCGTGCCGAAGTACGTGGTCGGGGCGGTGACCCTGGTCCGTGACTCCGAGGCCACCGGGGCCGGTCGACTGTTGCTGCTGCGCCAGCCGCCCGGCCACAGCTGGACGCTCCCCGCCGGGCTGCTCCAGCGGGGTGAGGAACCGGTGGTGGGCGCCGCCCGGGAGCTGTTCGAGGAGAGCGGCATCCGACTCTCCCCGGACCGGCTGCGTCCGGCCACCCCGAACGCGGTGGTACACGCGAAGGGCTGGGTGGACGTGGTCTTCGAGGCGGAGGTGCCGGCGGCGACGACCGAGCTGGTGATCGACGGCGCGGAGGTGTTCGAGGCGGCCTGGCATCCGCTGGACGACCTGCCCCGGCTCAGCCGTGCCACCGCCCGGCTGCTCGGCATGTACGGCATCGGCCCGCAGGCCGGCCAGCTGCCGCCCCCCGGCGGCCCGGCCGCGTGA